The Hymenobacter sp. 5317J-9 genome has a window encoding:
- a CDS encoding FKBP-type peptidyl-prolyl cis-trans isomerase, with product MMRPFLLLLAVALLVMGSPAMAQTSGPEYARLPSGTEYRLFRKDAAGRYQPRALAPSDAPYASRAGQVLTVFMEFRTGRDSVLMNSRRMQPTPQPVQLPEKPARGGIEEALGLLLPGDSAVFRLQADTVFANTFHQPVPPFLRKSGNTLVVLASARELLTVPEMMARQEKLQADMMKQEQARSAGQMAKDVAQIQAYLKKNHATAKKTAGGTYYIIKKLGTGLPPKKGQTVRVLYRGTVLATGQEFDSSAKHGNEPIAFALGQGQVIPGWDQGIAMLTKGSKAVLLIPSPLAYGSRGAGADIPANAVLRFEVELVDFQ from the coding sequence ATGATGCGCCCTTTCCTGCTTCTTCTGGCCGTGGCCCTGCTCGTGATGGGCTCGCCGGCTATGGCCCAAACTTCCGGCCCCGAGTACGCCCGCCTGCCGTCAGGCACCGAATATCGCCTGTTCCGCAAAGACGCGGCTGGCCGCTACCAACCCCGTGCCCTGGCACCTTCCGATGCGCCCTACGCCAGCCGTGCCGGCCAGGTGCTGACGGTGTTTATGGAATTCCGGACCGGCCGCGACTCGGTACTGATGAATTCGCGCCGCATGCAACCCACGCCGCAGCCCGTGCAGCTGCCCGAAAAGCCCGCCCGCGGCGGTATTGAGGAGGCCTTGGGCCTGCTGCTGCCCGGAGACAGCGCCGTGTTTCGCCTGCAGGCCGACACGGTGTTCGCCAACACGTTTCACCAGCCCGTGCCGCCGTTTCTGCGCAAGAGCGGCAATACGCTCGTGGTGTTGGCCAGCGCCCGCGAACTGCTGACCGTGCCCGAAATGATGGCCCGCCAGGAAAAGCTGCAGGCCGACATGATGAAGCAGGAACAAGCCCGCTCAGCCGGCCAAATGGCCAAAGACGTGGCCCAGATTCAGGCCTACCTCAAAAAAAACCACGCCACCGCCAAGAAAACGGCCGGCGGCACCTACTACATCATCAAGAAGCTGGGCACGGGCCTACCGCCCAAAAAGGGCCAAACGGTGCGCGTGCTGTACCGCGGCACGGTGCTGGCCACCGGTCAGGAATTTGATTCGTCGGCCAAGCACGGCAACGAGCCCATTGCCTTCGCGCTGGGCCAGGGCCAGGTCATTCCGGGCTGGGACCAGGGCATTGCCATGCTCACCAAGGGCAGCAAAGCGGTGCTGCTCATCCCCTCACCGCTGGCTTACGGCTCGCGCGGGGCCGGCGCCGACATCCCGGCCAACGCCGTGCTGCGCTTTGAAGTAGAGCTGGTCGACTTTCAGTAA
- the recO gene encoding DNA repair protein RecO, with amino-acid sequence MLIKTRGIVLSYLKYRETSIIARIYTERLGVQSYVVNSVRKAKPPGRIALFQPFTLLELVAYVAKGSGGLTRLAEFRCAEPFQTLPYEVQKSSVVLFLSEVVSRAVREEEQNEPLFQFMHDSILAFDRQTTGAENFALVFLLELAAYLGFGIDSGSELTDQVLMAGHAPTSNGAIGPATLRLHEFDRYFDELLRDPATSTIPNGRIRHELLNVVIRYYQLHVEQLGEIRSLDILSQVLN; translated from the coding sequence ATGCTGATAAAGACCCGAGGCATCGTCCTCAGCTACCTCAAATACCGCGAAACCAGCATCATTGCCCGCATCTACACCGAGCGGCTGGGCGTGCAGAGCTACGTGGTGAACAGCGTGCGCAAGGCCAAGCCACCGGGCCGCATCGCGCTGTTTCAGCCCTTCACGCTGCTTGAGCTGGTGGCCTACGTGGCCAAGGGCAGCGGCGGCCTCACCCGCCTGGCAGAGTTTCGGTGCGCCGAGCCTTTCCAGACCCTGCCTTACGAGGTGCAGAAAAGCAGCGTGGTGCTGTTTCTGTCGGAAGTGGTGAGCCGGGCCGTGCGCGAAGAAGAGCAGAACGAGCCGCTCTTTCAGTTCATGCACGATTCCATTCTGGCCTTCGACCGCCAGACCACCGGCGCCGAAAACTTTGCCCTGGTCTTTTTGCTGGAACTGGCCGCCTACTTAGGCTTCGGCATCGATTCCGGCTCGGAGCTCACCGACCAGGTACTGATGGCCGGCCACGCGCCCACCAGCAACGGCGCCATCGGCCCGGCCACGCTGCGCCTGCACGAGTTCGACCGCTATTTCGACGAGCTGCTGCGCGACCCCGCCACGAGCACCATCCCCAACGGTCGCATTCGGCACGAGCTGCTCAACGTTGTCATCCGCTACTATCAACTGCACGTGGAGCAACTGGGCGAAATTCGCTCGCTCGATATTCTGTCGCAGGTGCTCAACTAG
- a CDS encoding two-component regulator propeller domain-containing protein: MLSLTGLLWLAAGPTRAQTVGYGDWQLHLPSSRPLRLADAGDRVYVATENAFYFFDKKLNTSQVLSQRDGLNGVNVAALAYDSVTKQTVLAYRDANIDILQANGRVRNISDVLRKSIQGTKDINQVSVGAGKAYVSTSFGLLAIDLTKLEISDTYSNIGPGGTVVNVYDAAVAGGALYAATSVGLLRGSLSQNLLDYRNWTLYQPVPPGTATQRVYRFVAADAGQVYAAVEGSGNSVYKYVPAATPAAATWQPVPGTGAGQYRSLRGSSGGLLIVDDQTGVRRLDRSGAVTTVVPPAAGSSFIQDAVRSRDGNYYVANYNLGLQRVAPGAGKTSEFFVANGPETSTSFGLLADARSNKVNVFTGGYSERYQPNGGRNGFYEYAGGQWTNFTAKAFPSLTAFPNPTSPVRGTRTPDGTLYVATYGGGLLEWRGPGDFRRFGENSPAGSPLLGTFFSNPNRVEITDVAATSEGKVWVVNRHLENNGRSGLSIFDPATTTWQVIPYTFGFDALERIALDDNGYAWVSVSRKTDASSVGGPAIGLYAVDPNPTSPNPPRLFNTSSGLPDNQIYELAKDRRGYIWAATIKGVAYFREPEGPFATTNGFTQPLVTRGEGNGYNALYSEAVRALAVDGADRKWFGTDRGLWLFSPDADEALLHFTTANSPLPSDRIIDVKVNDKTGEVWVATDGGVVSFRGTATVTEGDVKCSAVFPNPVRPDFAGTLGISGLANNAVVKITDVAGHLVYATKAAGGTVTWNLTNPEGQRVRSGVYLVLSTDADGKNGCVSKVAVLSK, from the coding sequence TTGCTGAGCCTGACTGGGCTGCTGTGGCTGGCCGCCGGTCCCACCCGGGCCCAAACCGTTGGCTACGGCGACTGGCAGCTGCATTTGCCCTCCAGCCGTCCCCTGCGCCTGGCCGATGCCGGCGACCGGGTGTACGTGGCTACCGAGAATGCCTTTTATTTTTTCGATAAGAAGCTGAACACTTCGCAGGTGCTCTCGCAGCGCGACGGCCTGAACGGCGTGAACGTGGCCGCGCTGGCCTACGACTCGGTGACGAAGCAAACGGTGCTGGCCTACCGCGACGCCAACATCGATATCCTGCAGGCCAACGGCCGCGTGCGCAACATCAGCGACGTGCTGCGCAAATCCATTCAGGGCACCAAGGACATCAACCAAGTGTCGGTTGGTGCGGGCAAAGCTTACGTGAGCACCAGTTTTGGCCTCCTGGCCATTGACCTGACTAAGCTGGAAATAAGCGACACCTATTCCAACATCGGGCCCGGCGGAACGGTGGTGAACGTGTACGATGCGGCCGTGGCCGGTGGGGCGCTGTACGCCGCCACGTCGGTAGGCCTGTTGCGCGGCTCGCTGTCGCAAAACCTGCTCGACTACCGCAACTGGACGCTGTATCAGCCGGTGCCGCCGGGCACGGCCACGCAGCGCGTCTACCGTTTCGTCGCCGCCGATGCCGGCCAAGTGTACGCCGCCGTGGAAGGCAGCGGCAATTCGGTATATAAGTACGTGCCGGCGGCGACTCCGGCCGCAGCTACGTGGCAGCCCGTGCCGGGCACCGGCGCCGGGCAATACCGCAGCCTGCGTGGCAGCAGCGGGGGCCTGCTCATCGTGGACGACCAGACCGGCGTGCGCCGGCTCGACCGCAGCGGAGCCGTGACCACAGTGGTGCCGCCAGCCGCCGGTTCTTCGTTTATCCAGGACGCAGTTCGGTCGCGCGACGGCAACTATTACGTGGCCAACTATAACCTGGGCCTGCAACGGGTGGCCCCTGGGGCGGGCAAAACGTCGGAATTTTTCGTGGCAAACGGTCCCGAAACCAGCACGTCGTTCGGCCTGCTGGCCGATGCGCGCTCCAATAAAGTCAATGTGTTTACGGGGGGCTATTCGGAGCGTTACCAACCTAACGGGGGGCGCAATGGCTTTTACGAATATGCCGGCGGTCAATGGACCAATTTTACGGCGAAAGCCTTTCCAAGCCTGACCGCCTTTCCCAACCCCACCAGCCCGGTGCGCGGCACCCGCACCCCCGACGGCACCCTTTACGTGGCCACCTACGGCGGCGGCCTGCTGGAATGGAGGGGACCCGGCGATTTTCGTCGCTTCGGCGAGAACTCGCCCGCCGGTAGTCCTTTGCTGGGTACCTTTTTCAGCAACCCTAACCGCGTAGAAATCACCGACGTGGCGGCTACGTCCGAGGGCAAGGTGTGGGTAGTGAACCGACACTTGGAGAACAACGGGCGCTCAGGCCTCTCCATTTTCGACCCAGCTACCACGACCTGGCAGGTCATTCCCTACACGTTTGGCTTCGACGCGCTTGAACGCATTGCGTTGGACGACAACGGGTATGCGTGGGTGTCGGTGTCGCGCAAAACCGACGCCAGCAGCGTGGGCGGCCCTGCCATTGGCCTCTACGCCGTCGACCCAAACCCGACGTCGCCAAATCCGCCGCGGCTGTTCAACACGTCCTCGGGCTTGCCCGACAACCAGATTTACGAGTTGGCCAAAGACCGGCGCGGCTACATCTGGGCGGCCACCATCAAAGGAGTGGCGTATTTCCGCGAGCCCGAGGGGCCGTTTGCCACCACCAACGGCTTTACCCAGCCCTTGGTGACGCGGGGCGAAGGCAATGGCTACAATGCCCTCTACAGCGAGGCCGTGCGGGCCCTGGCCGTGGACGGGGCCGACCGCAAGTGGTTTGGCACCGACCGGGGCCTCTGGCTCTTCAGCCCCGACGCCGACGAGGCACTGCTGCACTTCACCACGGCCAACAGCCCGCTGCCTTCCGACCGCATCATCGACGTGAAGGTGAACGACAAGACCGGCGAGGTGTGGGTAGCGACCGACGGCGGCGTGGTGTCGTTTCGCGGCACGGCCACTGTCACGGAAGGCGACGTGAAATGCTCCGCGGTATTTCCCAATCCGGTGCGGCCCGACTTTGCGGGCACGCTGGGCATCTCGGGCCTGGCCAACAACGCCGTGGTGAAGATTACCGACGTGGCGGGCCACCTGGTGTACGCCACCAAGGCCGCCGGCGGCACCGTAACCTGGAACCTGACCAACCCCGAAGGCCAGCGCGTGCGCTCCGGTGTTTACCTGGTCCTGTCGACCGATGCCGACGGCAAAAATGGCTGCGTGAGCAAAGTGGCCGTACTAAGCAAATGA
- a CDS encoding thymidine kinase: MFIEPRVGNRHNAPRRGWIEVVCGSMFSGKTEELIRRLTRARIARQQVEIFKPAVDTRYHAEDVVSHNAARIRSTPVAVPSEILLLAAGSDVVGIDEAQFFDESLVDVCEQLANNGTRVIVAGLDMDYRGRPFGPMPALLATAEYVTKVHAVCVCCGEIASYSYRIAASEDQVLLGETDSYEARCRPCFLGGMQAERPAQEVGTSAAH; this comes from the coding sequence GTGTTTATTGAACCCCGCGTTGGCAACCGCCACAACGCCCCGCGCCGGGGCTGGATAGAAGTGGTGTGCGGCTCCATGTTCTCGGGCAAGACCGAAGAGCTCATTCGCCGCCTCACCCGTGCCCGCATCGCGCGGCAGCAGGTCGAAATCTTCAAGCCGGCTGTCGACACCCGCTACCACGCCGAAGACGTGGTGAGTCACAACGCCGCCCGCATTCGCTCCACGCCGGTGGCCGTGCCGTCGGAAATTCTGCTGCTGGCCGCCGGCTCCGACGTGGTGGGCATCGACGAGGCGCAGTTCTTTGACGAGTCGCTGGTGGACGTGTGCGAGCAGCTGGCCAACAACGGCACCCGCGTCATCGTGGCCGGGCTCGATATGGACTACCGCGGCCGGCCTTTCGGGCCCATGCCGGCCCTGCTGGCCACGGCCGAATACGTGACCAAGGTGCACGCCGTGTGCGTGTGCTGCGGCGAAATTGCCTCGTACTCGTACCGCATTGCGGCCAGCGAAGACCAAGTGCTGTTGGGCGAAACCGATTCGTACGAAGCCCGCTGCCGGCCCTGCTTCTTGGGCGGCATGCAGGCCGAGCGGCCGGCGCAGGAGGTGGGCACCTCGGCCGCGCACTAA
- a CDS encoding 2Fe-2S iron-sulfur cluster-binding protein, whose protein sequence is MPLLTIENLPGGPVEVPSGATLLAALQAAGHDWMHACGAKGRCTTCRVQVRTGLENLSPPTDAELRYRAAGRLQPNERLTCQTRLPAGDATGRVPEATKLPHVQYLPNRR, encoded by the coding sequence ATGCCCCTCCTGACGATTGAGAACTTGCCCGGTGGGCCCGTGGAAGTGCCATCGGGCGCCACCTTGCTGGCCGCGCTCCAGGCCGCCGGCCACGACTGGATGCACGCCTGCGGGGCCAAAGGCCGCTGCACCACCTGCCGCGTGCAGGTGCGCACCGGCCTCGAAAACCTGAGCCCGCCCACCGACGCCGAACTGCGCTATCGGGCCGCCGGCCGCCTGCAGCCCAACGAGCGGCTGACCTGCCAAACCCGGCTGCCAGCCGGCGACGCCACGGGCCGCGTGCCTGAGGCCACAAAGTTGCCCCATGTGCAGTATCTGCCCAATAGGCGATAG
- the rodA gene encoding rod shape-determining protein RodA — MQVSPARYSRSIDWLTVLLYVGLVGIGWICIYASSYSPDVPDNALTSLSFDKLMAFNWFKQLLWIATAFVLIVVLLVVDYKAYDTLAYALYGGMILLLVVTMFVARPIAGSRSWLELGPVRLQPAEFAKFTTALAASRFMSSINLRYQDWRDQLVLAGITLLPPLLIVASNESGQALVFGALLLAYFREGMSPLILLLMAAAGTILLLALLVPKVWLFGTFTLVLIAVLGLNRRVLRHHLPLAVGVWLAVIGMVVGVDFFYNKVLQPHQRQRIEVLINPSADPLGKGWNVTQSKIAIGSGGMLGKGFLQGTQTKFDFVPEQSTDFIFCTVGEEFGWLGSLAVLGLYLTLLWRIIYVAERQKSVFGRTYGYCVASILFFHVTVNVGMTIGLAPVVGIPLPFFSYGGSSLWSFTILLFSLLAIDAYRKQDLVR, encoded by the coding sequence GTGCAAGTTTCACCCGCCCGTTATAGTCGCAGTATTGATTGGTTGACGGTGTTGCTTTATGTTGGGCTAGTGGGTATTGGGTGGATTTGCATTTATGCATCCAGCTATTCACCGGATGTACCGGATAACGCCCTTACAAGCTTAAGCTTTGATAAGCTTATGGCTTTTAACTGGTTTAAGCAATTGCTGTGGATTGCTACAGCTTTTGTATTGATTGTGGTTTTGCTGGTGGTGGATTACAAGGCTTATGATACCTTGGCGTACGCGCTGTACGGCGGGATGATATTGCTGCTGGTCGTAACCATGTTTGTAGCGAGGCCCATTGCGGGCTCGCGGTCGTGGCTGGAGCTTGGACCGGTGCGTTTGCAACCGGCGGAATTTGCCAAATTCACGACGGCATTGGCTGCTTCCCGATTCATGTCAAGCATCAACCTGCGGTACCAAGATTGGCGTGACCAGTTGGTGCTGGCCGGGATTACCCTGCTTCCGCCGTTATTGATAGTAGCGTCGAATGAATCGGGGCAGGCATTGGTGTTTGGGGCGTTGCTGTTGGCGTATTTCCGAGAGGGTATGTCGCCCCTGATTCTACTGCTGATGGCGGCAGCGGGGACAATTCTTCTTTTGGCGCTGCTGGTGCCCAAAGTTTGGCTGTTTGGGACTTTTACGCTGGTATTGATTGCGGTATTGGGACTTAATCGCCGCGTGTTACGGCATCACTTGCCATTGGCGGTGGGCGTGTGGCTGGCCGTGATTGGTATGGTGGTGGGCGTGGATTTCTTTTACAATAAAGTGCTTCAGCCCCACCAGCGGCAACGTATTGAAGTTCTTATCAACCCTTCGGCTGACCCGCTGGGAAAGGGCTGGAACGTAACGCAGAGCAAAATTGCAATTGGTTCGGGGGGGATGCTGGGTAAGGGGTTTCTGCAAGGGACGCAGACAAAGTTTGACTTTGTGCCGGAGCAGAGCACCGACTTTATTTTCTGCACGGTGGGGGAGGAGTTCGGATGGCTGGGCAGTTTGGCGGTGCTGGGTTTGTACCTGACATTGCTGTGGCGAATTATCTATGTGGCGGAACGGCAGAAGTCGGTATTCGGTCGCACGTATGGGTATTGCGTGGCCAGCATTCTGTTTTTTCACGTGACCGTGAACGTGGGCATGACCATCGGGCTGGCGCCGGTGGTGGGCATTCCCTTGCCGTTTTTTAGCTATGGCGGGTCGTCGCTGTGGTCGTTCACCATTTTGCTGTTCAGCTTGCTGGCCATTGATGCCTACCGCAAGCAGGACCTGGTGCGCTAA
- a CDS encoding amino acid permease translates to MPELARTPYKITFLTGAAIVVANMVGTGVFTSLGFQVMGIQSGFALLMLWLVGGLIALCGAVSYAELAAAMPRSGGEYHYLSRIYHPALGFLSGWVSATVGFAAPTALAALALGQYAKSVWPGLQPTWLSVAVVLLLTLVHGSSTRVGSRLQIIITALKVGVLVVFIGAGMVVGEGQPISFVADAAGWQALLSPAFAVSLVYVSYAYSGWNAAVYVTGEIENPRRNLSRILLAGTAVVLLLYVGLNYVFLRSTSIAGLKGQVEVGFVAATSLFGPLGGRLMGGVIAALLVSTISSMVFAGPRIVQTMGEDLPALRFLAPKSRAGIPVRALLLQTAITLAFILRPSFQGVLVYAGFVLNLFTFLTVLGLFVLRVRRPNLPRPYRAWGYPITPLLFLALSGWTLFFILRDKPWESLYGLATLAVGALVYFLTTRIGRPVADETSSRTSA, encoded by the coding sequence ATGCCCGAGCTTGCCCGAACCCCTTATAAAATCACCTTCCTCACCGGGGCTGCTATTGTGGTGGCCAACATGGTGGGCACGGGCGTGTTCACCAGTCTCGGCTTTCAGGTAATGGGCATCCAGAGCGGATTTGCGCTGCTGATGCTGTGGCTGGTGGGCGGCCTCATTGCCCTCTGCGGGGCCGTAAGCTACGCCGAGCTGGCGGCCGCCATGCCCCGCTCGGGCGGCGAATACCATTATCTGAGCCGGATTTACCACCCCGCGCTGGGCTTTCTTTCGGGGTGGGTTTCGGCCACGGTGGGCTTTGCAGCGCCCACTGCCCTGGCCGCGCTGGCCCTGGGCCAATACGCCAAAAGCGTGTGGCCAGGCTTGCAGCCCACCTGGCTTTCGGTGGCCGTGGTGCTGCTGCTCACGCTGGTACACGGCAGCAGCACCCGCGTCGGCAGCCGCCTTCAGATTATCATTACCGCCCTCAAAGTGGGCGTGCTGGTGGTATTCATTGGCGCGGGCATGGTGGTAGGGGAGGGGCAGCCCATCAGCTTTGTGGCCGATGCCGCCGGCTGGCAGGCGCTGCTCAGCCCGGCGTTCGCCGTCAGCCTCGTGTATGTGAGCTACGCCTACTCCGGGTGGAACGCCGCCGTGTACGTCACCGGCGAAATCGAAAACCCCCGGCGCAACCTCTCGCGCATCCTGCTGGCCGGCACCGCCGTCGTGCTCCTATTATATGTAGGGCTGAACTACGTATTTCTGCGCTCTACCTCAATTGCCGGTTTGAAGGGGCAGGTCGAAGTCGGGTTTGTTGCCGCCACCTCGCTTTTTGGTCCGCTCGGTGGCCGGCTGATGGGTGGCGTCATCGCCGCGTTGCTGGTTTCCACCATTAGCTCGATGGTGTTTGCCGGCCCCCGCATCGTCCAGACGATGGGGGAGGACCTGCCCGCCCTGCGTTTCCTGGCCCCCAAAAGCCGCGCGGGCATTCCCGTACGCGCCCTGCTGCTGCAAACGGCCATTACCCTGGCCTTCATTCTGCGGCCCAGTTTCCAGGGCGTACTCGTGTATGCCGGCTTTGTGCTGAACCTGTTCACTTTCCTCACGGTGCTCGGCCTGTTCGTCCTTCGCGTGCGCCGGCCCAACCTGCCGCGCCCATATCGCGCCTGGGGCTACCCCATTACCCCGTTGCTTTTCCTTGCCCTCAGCGGCTGGACGCTTTTCTTCATTCTGCGCGACAAGCCCTGGGAGTCGCTCTATGGCCTCGCCACCCTGGCCGTGGGCGCGCTGGTCTACTTCCTCACCACGCGCATCGGCCGGCCCGTAGCCGACGAAACTTCCAGCCGCACCAGCGCTTAG
- a CDS encoding DUF2480 family protein encodes MEPLFVNRVANSGLVTLNLEEFIHPGERVVYDIKDNLFHGLMLREKDFREFVKTHDWTQYDGQNVAIVCSADAIVPTWAYMLLATKLQGHAHRYVFGNLDALEQSLFEEAIAALNLEEYRDAKVVVKGCGDKPVPTFAYVAVMQKLLPVTSSIMYGEPCSTVPLYKKPKAASAVE; translated from the coding sequence ATGGAACCTCTTTTCGTCAACCGTGTCGCTAATTCCGGCTTGGTCACCCTCAATCTGGAAGAATTCATCCATCCCGGCGAGCGGGTGGTGTACGACATCAAAGACAACCTCTTCCACGGCCTGATGCTGCGCGAAAAGGACTTCCGCGAGTTCGTAAAAACCCACGACTGGACGCAGTACGACGGCCAGAACGTCGCCATCGTCTGCTCGGCCGATGCCATTGTGCCCACCTGGGCCTACATGCTGCTCGCCACCAAGCTGCAGGGCCACGCCCACCGCTACGTGTTTGGCAACCTCGACGCGCTGGAGCAGTCGCTGTTCGAAGAAGCCATTGCCGCCCTCAATCTCGAAGAATACCGCGACGCCAAAGTGGTGGTGAAGGGCTGCGGCGACAAGCCCGTGCCCACTTTTGCCTATGTGGCCGTCATGCAAAAGCTGTTGCCGGTCACGAGCAGCATCATGTACGGCGAGCCGTGCAGCACCGTGCCGCTCTACAAAAAGCCGAAGGCTGCCAGCGCAGTGGAATAG
- the tsaB gene encoding tRNA (adenosine(37)-N6)-threonylcarbamoyltransferase complex dimerization subunit type 1 TsaB, which produces MLLLSLETSSPVCSVALHQLEDGSLLGQSELRLDKSHSTHLTVLIEQLLANTGHKLADLGAVAVSDGPGSYTGLRIGGAAAKGLCFALDIPLVAVITLRALAAQVAAGTAWPEKFLYCPMLDARRQEVYAALYTHDGREVLAPIPLILDADTLAEQLAHRSVLFFGHGAAKFQAVLRAHSNAGFLAGIEPSAISVGQLGVAAFHRQEFQDVAYYEPFYLKEVYTTTPKAK; this is translated from the coding sequence ATGCTCCTCCTCTCTCTCGAAACCTCCTCCCCCGTCTGCTCGGTGGCCCTGCACCAACTCGAAGACGGCTCCCTCCTCGGTCAGTCAGAATTGCGGCTGGATAAGTCGCATTCCACCCACCTCACCGTGCTCATCGAGCAGTTGCTGGCCAACACCGGCCACAAACTGGCCGACCTTGGCGCCGTGGCCGTGAGCGACGGGCCGGGTTCCTACACCGGCTTGCGCATTGGCGGGGCTGCCGCCAAAGGCCTCTGCTTCGCGCTCGATATTCCGCTGGTGGCCGTGATTACACTGCGGGCGCTGGCCGCGCAGGTGGCAGCCGGCACTGCATGGCCCGAAAAATTCCTGTATTGCCCCATGCTGGATGCCCGGCGACAGGAAGTATACGCCGCTCTTTATACCCACGATGGCCGGGAAGTCCTCGCGCCCATACCGCTCATCCTCGACGCCGACACGCTGGCCGAACAATTGGCCCATCGTTCCGTGTTGTTCTTTGGTCACGGTGCGGCCAAGTTTCAGGCGGTGCTGAGGGCGCATTCCAATGCTGGTTTCCTGGCGGGGATTGAGCCTTCGGCGATTTCGGTAGGGCAGCTGGGCGTTGCTGCCTTCCACCGGCAGGAGTTTCAGGATGTGGCCTATTACGAGCCGTTTTACCTGAAGGAAGTATACACGACCACGCCGAAAGCGAAGTAG
- a CDS encoding S41 family peptidase, with protein MTIRKKLLAALALSTLGLASFRAGSDNERYFEIAKNLDIFATLFKEVNTYYVDEITPAKLVKTGIDAMLRSLDPYTNYIPEDDIEDFRTMTTGQYGGIGASVVKRNGKTVVQSAYEGYPAQKAGLLPGDEILDINGVVVDKKSNADISKLLKGQANSMVKLMVTRYGQDKPIEIDITRDKIQVDNVPYTGMISGDVGYFQLGGFTVDAGKEVRNAVTKLKEQGAKKIVFDIRDNPGGLLNEAVNISNLFIDKGLDVVSTKGKVTEWNKTYKALDQPLDTQIPIAIITSNRSASASEIVSGVLQDYDRAVLVGERTFGKGLVQATRPLSYNSQLKVTTAKYYIPSGRCIQEIDYAHRADDGTLGKFPDSLRTAFKTTAGRTVYDGGGVAPDIEVQDREIADITRILLQKSYLFDYATRYRAEHASIPAARAFKLTDAEYQKFVAFLQGKNISYSTDAEKALTDLSKKVKEEKHYDDVKLELEAVRKKITVNKANDLQRFKPEIKELLEQEIVSRYYFEKGRTEAGFDDDPNIIAAVAVLNDPNRYAALLKPTGQAASARKSAGTK; from the coding sequence ATGACTATCCGCAAAAAGCTACTCGCTGCCCTGGCCTTGAGCACCCTGGGGCTGGCTTCCTTCCGAGCCGGCTCCGATAACGAGCGGTACTTCGAGATTGCCAAGAATCTGGACATTTTCGCTACGCTCTTTAAGGAAGTCAACACTTATTACGTCGACGAGATTACGCCCGCCAAGCTGGTGAAAACCGGCATCGACGCCATGCTGCGCTCGCTCGACCCCTACACCAACTACATTCCGGAAGACGACATCGAGGATTTTCGGACCATGACCACCGGGCAGTACGGCGGCATCGGGGCCTCGGTGGTGAAGCGCAACGGCAAAACCGTGGTGCAAAGCGCCTACGAAGGCTACCCGGCCCAGAAAGCCGGCCTGCTCCCCGGCGATGAAATCCTCGACATCAACGGCGTGGTGGTGGATAAAAAGTCGAACGCCGACATCAGCAAGCTCCTCAAGGGCCAGGCCAATTCGATGGTGAAGCTGATGGTAACGCGCTACGGCCAAGACAAGCCCATCGAAATCGACATCACCCGCGATAAAATTCAGGTCGACAACGTGCCCTACACCGGCATGATTTCCGGCGATGTGGGCTACTTCCAGCTGGGCGGTTTCACGGTGGATGCTGGCAAAGAAGTGCGCAACGCCGTGACCAAGCTTAAGGAGCAGGGCGCGAAGAAAATTGTGTTCGACATCCGCGACAACCCCGGCGGCCTGCTGAACGAGGCGGTGAATATCTCCAACCTCTTCATCGACAAAGGCCTCGACGTGGTGAGCACCAAGGGCAAGGTGACGGAGTGGAACAAAACCTACAAAGCCCTCGACCAGCCGCTCGATACCCAGATTCCGATTGCCATCATCACGAGCAATCGCTCGGCGTCGGCCTCAGAAATCGTGTCGGGGGTGTTGCAGGACTACGACCGCGCCGTGCTGGTGGGCGAGCGCACCTTCGGCAAGGGCTTGGTGCAGGCCACCCGGCCGCTGAGCTACAACTCGCAGCTGAAGGTGACGACCGCCAAATACTACATCCCGAGTGGCCGCTGCATTCAGGAAATCGACTATGCGCACCGTGCCGACGATGGCACGCTGGGCAAATTCCCCGATTCACTGCGCACGGCCTTCAAAACCACCGCCGGCCGCACCGTGTACGACGGCGGCGGTGTGGCCCCCGACATTGAGGTGCAGGACCGCGAAATCGCCGACATCACCCGCATCCTGCTCCAGAAAAGCTACCTTTTCGACTACGCCACCCGCTACCGCGCCGAGCACGCCAGCATTCCGGCCGCCCGCGCCTTCAAGCTCACCGATGCGGAGTACCAGAAATTCGTGGCTTTCCTGCAAGGCAAGAACATCAGCTACAGCACCGACGCCGAAAAGGCCCTCACCGACCTCAGCAAAAAGGTGAAAGAGGAAAAGCATTACGACGACGTGAAGCTGGAGCTTGAAGCCGTCCGCAAAAAAATCACCGTGAACAAGGCCAACGACCTGCAGCGTTTCAAGCCCGAAATCAAGGAGCTGTTGGAGCAGGAAATCGTGTCGCGCTATTACTTCGAGAAGGGCCGTACAGAAGCCGGCTTCGACGACGACCCCAACATCATCGCCGCTGTCGCCGTCCTGAACGACCCGAACCGCTACGCCGCCCTGCTCAAGCCCACGGGCCAGGCCGCCAGCGCCCGCAAGTCGGCCGGGACGAAGTAA